In the genome of Bos mutus isolate GX-2022 chromosome 20, NWIPB_WYAK_1.1, whole genome shotgun sequence, one region contains:
- the C20H5orf58 gene encoding putative uncharacterized protein C5orf58 homolog has protein sequence MIKNNVTDHKLNVEAIIKNINTISLELKKMNELSQLLLCDLTLHFSHPVKTDDLKETERNSPHFEESKMPDLSLASDSF, from the exons ATGATTAAGAATAATGTTACTGACCATAAACTAAATGTGGAAGccataattaaaaacattaacaCAATTTCTTTGGAGCTAAAGAAAATGAATG aACTCTCCCAGTTACTGCTTTGTGACCTGACCCTACATTTTAGTCATCCTGTGAAGACAGATGActtaaaggaaacagaaagaaacagcCCCCACTTTGAAGAGTCTAAAATGCCAGATTTATCCCTTGCTTCTGATagtttttaa